Genomic segment of Gemmatimonadota bacterium:
GGCCTCTCCCGCATCCCATTATCGGCACCAGGCAACTCAAAGCGGGAGAACCTCATATGGCCCTGAGAATCGTGGTATTCGCTGCTGTCGCGCTGGCGGCAGTATCCCTGGAAGCGCGAGCGATCGAAGAGATCGACTCCTCCATCGATGCGGTAACGGTGTACCCGCAGGGCGCACGCGTTACGAGGCTGGCCCGGGTACGGCTTGCAAAAGGCCCGAACCGGGTGGCGCTGACCGGACTGCCGGGCGGTATCAGCCTGCAGGGTGTGCAGGTCGACTCCGCCAGCGGCGATGTCGAGGTGCGCGCCGTCGAAATGGACCTTGTCCGGCAGCGCGACGCGTACAACGCCGAGATTGGCCGCCTCGCGAACGAAATCGCGGTAACGGAGCATCAGATTTTCGTAATAGACGACGACATCGCTACCGCCGAACTGCAACTTGAGTTCCTGAAAGGAATAGCACGGGACAGCGCCGGCGCCGAGCGCCTCAAGGCGGCCGGCGGTCAGGTCGATATCGGTTCCTGGCGCGAGGCGCTGGACATGCTCGGCGAAGGCGCGGCCGGGGCCCGGAGCCGGATTCGCGGAGCCCGCATCGATCGCAGGCAACTGGAGGAAAACCTGTCGGTGCTGGAACGACAACTGCGTGACTTGCGCGGCCGTAATCCGGCATCGGCCCGCCTGTCGGTCCTCCTGCATGCCGCCCACGCCCTGGATACGGATATTCGGGTGCATTATCTTCAGTCCGATGCGAGTTGGGAGTCCGGCTACAGCGCCTACCTCGACACCCGCGGGAATACGCTCAGGCTTACCCACGAGGCCCGCGTCCGGCAAGGCACGGAGGAAGAGTGGCGGGATGTGCAACTGGTCCTGTCGACCTCGAACCCGAGCGGTCGGATGAAGGCGCCCGAGCAGGACAGCCGGTTCCTGGACGTTTACGAACCCGTGCCCTGGGCGGATTCGGAAGAAAGAATGCTTTCCCGGACCATGGCCCTTGGCCCGGACCTGTCCGCGACGGATTCAGTCGCGCGGGCGGACGCACGCAGCGGGCAGAACAGGCATACGGTTTCCTACAGACCCCCTGAGCGGACGAGCATTTCCAACAGCGCCGACCAGGCGCATGCCGTGCCGCTTGCCGAATACGGCCATCGGGCCGCGCTCGTGACGCGCGTTACCCCGCGGCAGAGCGCCGAAGCCTTCCTGACCGCAAGGATCAGCAACGAAAGCGACCAGCCGCTTGCTGCCGGGACGATGAGGGTGTTTATCGACGGCGCCTACGTGGGTCGCTCCAGCTTCCCTGAACTGCTGCCGGGATCCGGGACCGTGCTGCCCATGGGACCGGACCGCAGGATCGGCGTGCTCGCGATCGACCAGGGCGGGGAGAAAAGCAGCCAGGGAATCCTGTCCAGCCGAACGACCGAATTGACGGACTTCCTGTTCGAGATCGTCAATCGCCACGCAACGCCCACCGATATCGAAGTACTCGACTATTACCCCGTATCCCGGGACGAGCGGATCGAGGTCAACGTGCCGCGCGGCGCCACTTCGCCCGACAGCACGGACCTGGAGGAGCGGCCCGGCGTGATCGCCTGGCGCAGGCAGCTTGAACCCGGAGAGCGCTGGCGTATCGTGCACCGGTACGAGATCAGCTATCCCGGCGACACGCTGCTGGCGGCACAGCGCTGAACCGGCGGGGGCGTCGTTACGGATTGACGCGGACCCGGTAGACCGTTTCCGTCAGGCCCGCCAGGCCGCGCTCCTTCAACCCGGAACCCAGGGTCTCGACTTCCCTGCTTGCGCACCTTTCCACCCGGCAATACGGCTCCAGCAGGTGGCGCAAGCGGGCCTCGTCGATTGAAAACGGCGGTCCTTCCATCGCGTCCGACGGATACTCAACACAGTTC
This window contains:
- a CDS encoding mucoidy inhibitor MuiA family protein, with amino-acid sequence PLPHPIIGTRQLKAGEPHMALRIVVFAAVALAAVSLEARAIEEIDSSIDAVTVYPQGARVTRLARVRLAKGPNRVALTGLPGGISLQGVQVDSASGDVEVRAVEMDLVRQRDAYNAEIGRLANEIAVTEHQIFVIDDDIATAELQLEFLKGIARDSAGAERLKAAGGQVDIGSWREALDMLGEGAAGARSRIRGARIDRRQLEENLSVLERQLRDLRGRNPASARLSVLLHAAHALDTDIRVHYLQSDASWESGYSAYLDTRGNTLRLTHEARVRQGTEEEWRDVQLVLSTSNPSGRMKAPEQDSRFLDVYEPVPWADSEERMLSRTMALGPDLSATDSVARADARSGQNRHTVSYRPPERTSISNSADQAHAVPLAEYGHRAALVTRVTPRQSAEAFLTARISNESDQPLAAGTMRVFIDGAYVGRSSFPELLPGSGTVLPMGPDRRIGVLAIDQGGEKSSQGILSSRTTELTDFLFEIVNRHATPTDIEVLDYYPVSRDERIEVNVPRGATSPDSTDLEERPGVIAWRRQLEPGERWRIVHRYEISYPGDTLLAAQR